Proteins encoded by one window of Mercenaria mercenaria strain notata chromosome 4, MADL_Memer_1, whole genome shotgun sequence:
- the LOC123550984 gene encoding baculoviral IAP repeat-containing protein 2-like isoform X6 has translation MSENVNIDSNHSTRPPPIALGINVEKPKFPLYAVYSKRLESFEAWPEYLPVDKIDLVDAGLVFTGVGDSVRCYFCGGGLRNWERGDVAMEEHAKWYPKCPHILLVKGQAYVEKLSRGEKPEEDGTFENVKFDTSAKRNLIDSIAAQSCKEIGYTDHMVQKAIDIYTNKYENNEFKAKDLCEILLELEENQEATDTDGKDHSQTAQVDSDTLNEEIGNSMR, from the exons ATGTCCGAAAACGTGAACATTGACTCAAACCACTCAACACGACCACCTCCTATTGCACTTGGTATCAACGTGGAAAAGCCCAAATTTCCCCTGTATGCAGTCTATTCGAAACGTCTTGAATCATTCGAAGCTTGGCCAGAATACCTACCAGTCGACAAGATTGACCTAGTTGATGCTGGGTTGGTATTTACAG GTGTCGGCGATAGCGTGAGATGTTATTTCTGTGGAGGTGGATTAAGAAATTGGGAACGCGGAGATGTTGCTATGGAAGAACATGCTAAATGGTACCCAAAATGTCCTCACATTCTACTGGTCAAAGGACAAGCTTATGTAGAAAAACTCAGCCGAGGTGAAAAACCGGAAGAAGACGGGACTTTTGAAAAT gTAAAATTTGACACTTCTGCAAAACGAAATTTGATAGACAGTATAGCAGCTCAAAGTTGTAAAGAGATAGGCTACACAGATCACATGGTCCAAAAAGCAATCGACATATACACCAACAAATATG aaaataacGAGTTCAAAGCCAAAGATTTATGTGAAATACTTCTCGAATTAGAAGAAAACCAAGAAGCTACTGATACTGACGGGAAAGATCACAGCCAAACTGCACAGGTTGATAGTGATACTTTGAACGAAGAAATAG gTAATAGCATGAGATAG
- the LOC123550984 gene encoding baculoviral IAP repeat-containing protein 2-like isoform X4, translating to MSENVNIDSNHSTRPPPIALGINVEKPKFPLYAVYSKRLESFEAWPEYLPVDKIDLVDAGLVFTGVGDSVRCYFCGGGLRNWERGDVAMEEHAKWYPKCPHILLVKGQAYVEKLSRGEKPEEDGTFENVKFDTSAKRNLIDSIAAQSCKEIGYTDHMVQKAIDIYTNKYENNEFKAKDLCEILLELEENQEATDTDGKDHSQTAQVDSDTLNEEIVKGRILSEKWTQWSSELRRFPMEVIA from the exons ATGTCCGAAAACGTGAACATTGACTCAAACCACTCAACACGACCACCTCCTATTGCACTTGGTATCAACGTGGAAAAGCCCAAATTTCCCCTGTATGCAGTCTATTCGAAACGTCTTGAATCATTCGAAGCTTGGCCAGAATACCTACCAGTCGACAAGATTGACCTAGTTGATGCTGGGTTGGTATTTACAG GTGTCGGCGATAGCGTGAGATGTTATTTCTGTGGAGGTGGATTAAGAAATTGGGAACGCGGAGATGTTGCTATGGAAGAACATGCTAAATGGTACCCAAAATGTCCTCACATTCTACTGGTCAAAGGACAAGCTTATGTAGAAAAACTCAGCCGAGGTGAAAAACCGGAAGAAGACGGGACTTTTGAAAAT gTAAAATTTGACACTTCTGCAAAACGAAATTTGATAGACAGTATAGCAGCTCAAAGTTGTAAAGAGATAGGCTACACAGATCACATGGTCCAAAAAGCAATCGACATATACACCAACAAATATG aaaataacGAGTTCAAAGCCAAAGATTTATGTGAAATACTTCTCGAATTAGAAGAAAACCAAGAAGCTACTGATACTGACGGGAAAGATCACAGCCAAACTGCACAGGTTGATAGTGATACTTTGAACGAAGAAATAG TAAAAGGGAGAATTCTCAGTGAAAAGTGGACGCAGTGGTCAAGCGAactaagacgctttcctatggAG gTAATAGCATGA
- the LOC123550984 gene encoding baculoviral IAP repeat-containing protein 2-like isoform X2 — protein MSENVNIDSNHSTRPPPIALGINVEKPKFPLYAVYSKRLESFEAWPEYLPVDKIDLVDAGLVFTGVGDSVRCYFCGGGLRNWERGDVAMEEHAKWYPKCPHILLVKGQAYVEKLSRGEKPEEDGTFENVKFDTSAKRNLIDSIAAQSCKEIGYTDHMVQKAIDIYTNKYENNEFKAKDLCEILLELEENQEATDTDGKDHSQTAQVDSDTLNEEIVKGRILSEKWTQWSSELRRFPMEVKGPCESWLLPMRCVLWQGTLSRLLQPTHL, from the exons ATGTCCGAAAACGTGAACATTGACTCAAACCACTCAACACGACCACCTCCTATTGCACTTGGTATCAACGTGGAAAAGCCCAAATTTCCCCTGTATGCAGTCTATTCGAAACGTCTTGAATCATTCGAAGCTTGGCCAGAATACCTACCAGTCGACAAGATTGACCTAGTTGATGCTGGGTTGGTATTTACAG GTGTCGGCGATAGCGTGAGATGTTATTTCTGTGGAGGTGGATTAAGAAATTGGGAACGCGGAGATGTTGCTATGGAAGAACATGCTAAATGGTACCCAAAATGTCCTCACATTCTACTGGTCAAAGGACAAGCTTATGTAGAAAAACTCAGCCGAGGTGAAAAACCGGAAGAAGACGGGACTTTTGAAAAT gTAAAATTTGACACTTCTGCAAAACGAAATTTGATAGACAGTATAGCAGCTCAAAGTTGTAAAGAGATAGGCTACACAGATCACATGGTCCAAAAAGCAATCGACATATACACCAACAAATATG aaaataacGAGTTCAAAGCCAAAGATTTATGTGAAATACTTCTCGAATTAGAAGAAAACCAAGAAGCTACTGATACTGACGGGAAAGATCACAGCCAAACTGCACAGGTTGATAGTGATACTTTGAACGAAGAAATAG TAAAAGGGAGAATTCTCAGTGAAAAGTGGACGCAGTGGTCAAGCGAactaagacgctttcctatggAGGTAAAGGGCCCTTGTGAATCTTGGCTTCTCCCAATGCGGTGTGTCCTttggcaaggcactttatcacgattgcttCAGCCGACCCACCTATAA
- the LOC123550984 gene encoding E3 ubiquitin-protein ligase XIAP-like isoform X3 — protein MSENVNIDSNHSTRPPPIALGINVEKPKFPLYAVYSKRLESFEAWPEYLPVDKIDLVDAGLVFTGVGDSVRCYFCGGGLRNWERGDVAMEEHAKWYPKCPHILLVKGQAYVEKLSRGEKPEEDGTFENVKFDTSAKRNLIDSIAAQSCKEIGYTDHMVQKAIDIYTNKYENNEFKAKDLCEILLELEENQEATDTDGKDHSQTAQVDSDTLNEEIVKGRILSEKWTQWSSELRRFPMENHLRDCLK, from the exons ATGTCCGAAAACGTGAACATTGACTCAAACCACTCAACACGACCACCTCCTATTGCACTTGGTATCAACGTGGAAAAGCCCAAATTTCCCCTGTATGCAGTCTATTCGAAACGTCTTGAATCATTCGAAGCTTGGCCAGAATACCTACCAGTCGACAAGATTGACCTAGTTGATGCTGGGTTGGTATTTACAG GTGTCGGCGATAGCGTGAGATGTTATTTCTGTGGAGGTGGATTAAGAAATTGGGAACGCGGAGATGTTGCTATGGAAGAACATGCTAAATGGTACCCAAAATGTCCTCACATTCTACTGGTCAAAGGACAAGCTTATGTAGAAAAACTCAGCCGAGGTGAAAAACCGGAAGAAGACGGGACTTTTGAAAAT gTAAAATTTGACACTTCTGCAAAACGAAATTTGATAGACAGTATAGCAGCTCAAAGTTGTAAAGAGATAGGCTACACAGATCACATGGTCCAAAAAGCAATCGACATATACACCAACAAATATG aaaataacGAGTTCAAAGCCAAAGATTTATGTGAAATACTTCTCGAATTAGAAGAAAACCAAGAAGCTACTGATACTGACGGGAAAGATCACAGCCAAACTGCACAGGTTGATAGTGATACTTTGAACGAAGAAATAG TAAAAGGGAGAATTCTCAGTGAAAAGTGGACGCAGTGGTCAAGCGAactaagacgctttcctatggAG
- the LOC123550984 gene encoding baculoviral IAP repeat-containing protein 2-like isoform X5, with translation MSENVNIDSNHSTRPPPIALGINVEKPKFPLYAVYSKRLESFEAWPEYLPVDKIDLVDAGLVFTGVGDSVRCYFCGGGLRNWERGDVAMEEHAKWYPKCPHILLVKGQAYVEKLSRGEKPEEDGTFENVKFDTSAKRNLIDSIAAQSCKEIGYTDHMVQKAIDIYTNKYENNEFKAKDLCEILLELEENQEATDTDGKDHSQTAQVDSDTLNEEIGMCKRENSQ, from the exons ATGTCCGAAAACGTGAACATTGACTCAAACCACTCAACACGACCACCTCCTATTGCACTTGGTATCAACGTGGAAAAGCCCAAATTTCCCCTGTATGCAGTCTATTCGAAACGTCTTGAATCATTCGAAGCTTGGCCAGAATACCTACCAGTCGACAAGATTGACCTAGTTGATGCTGGGTTGGTATTTACAG GTGTCGGCGATAGCGTGAGATGTTATTTCTGTGGAGGTGGATTAAGAAATTGGGAACGCGGAGATGTTGCTATGGAAGAACATGCTAAATGGTACCCAAAATGTCCTCACATTCTACTGGTCAAAGGACAAGCTTATGTAGAAAAACTCAGCCGAGGTGAAAAACCGGAAGAAGACGGGACTTTTGAAAAT gTAAAATTTGACACTTCTGCAAAACGAAATTTGATAGACAGTATAGCAGCTCAAAGTTGTAAAGAGATAGGCTACACAGATCACATGGTCCAAAAAGCAATCGACATATACACCAACAAATATG aaaataacGAGTTCAAAGCCAAAGATTTATGTGAAATACTTCTCGAATTAGAAGAAAACCAAGAAGCTACTGATACTGACGGGAAAGATCACAGCCAAACTGCACAGGTTGATAGTGATACTTTGAACGAAGAAATAGGTATGTG TAAAAGGGAGAATTCTCAGTGA